In a genomic window of Gemmatimonadota bacterium:
- a CDS encoding ABC transporter ATP-binding protein, whose product MTQPLLDIRDLKTYFHTDDGVVRAVDGVSLSIAPEKTLGLVGESGCGKSITAFSTMRLIPSPPGKIEHGQILFHKDPESDPIDLTQLNPKGTQMRDIRGNDIAMIFQEPMTSLSPVHTVGNQIAEAIMLHQNADKKEARERAIDALNKVRLPRPDRQVDAYPHELSGGMRQRAMIAMALSCNPSL is encoded by the coding sequence ATGACCCAACCGCTCTTAGACATACGCGACCTCAAGACCTATTTCCACACCGACGATGGCGTCGTGCGCGCGGTCGATGGCGTATCCCTATCCATAGCACCCGAAAAAACCCTCGGCCTGGTCGGCGAATCGGGCTGCGGAAAAAGCATCACCGCCTTTTCAACCATGCGCCTCATCCCGAGTCCCCCGGGCAAAATCGAACACGGACAGATCCTCTTTCACAAAGATCCCGAAAGCGATCCCATTGACCTGACACAGCTCAATCCCAAAGGCACGCAAATGCGCGACATTCGCGGGAATGACATCGCCATGATCTTTCAGGAGCCTATGACCTCTCTCAGCCCTGTACACACCGTGGGCAACCAAATTGCCGAGGCGATCATGCTGCATCAGAACGCAGACAAAAAAGAAGCTCGTGAACGCGCTATCGATGCCCTCAACAAAGTGCGCCTACCGCGTCCCGACCGTCAGGTCGATGCGTATCCCCATGAACTCTCAGGCGGCATGCGTCAGCGCGCCATGATCGCAATGGCCCTCTCGTGCAATCCCAGCTTG
- a CDS encoding ABC transporter permease encodes MSSVVETPPDEREETLVEENTTTATYSQHQLIWRRFKKHRAGVIGGCVVIFLYVCVFLGEFLCPHDPAHRYYNYVHLPAQRIHIFSQDGIHWPFVYGIKKSFDLQTGVKAYTEDASVRYPVYPFARGAQYTFYGLFTTDIHLFGTGKGNPMFLLGTDRFGRDMLSRIIAGGRISLTIGLLAVFISLTLGSTLGVISGYYGGNIDNIIQRIIELIFAFPSIPILMALSAILPPEWPSHLVFMGIVTVLALVGWGGLAREIRGKTLSIREADFVLAARVAGAKDRRIIFRHLLPSMFSHIIVIATLAIPGFILGESTLSFLGLGIKPPMTSWGLLLSDAMNIHSLSLYPWLLIPGVCIIIAVLAFNFLGDGLRDAADPYSSR; translated from the coding sequence ATGAGTAGTGTCGTCGAAACACCTCCCGACGAGCGCGAAGAAACCCTCGTCGAAGAAAATACAACCACCGCCACCTATTCACAGCACCAGCTCATTTGGCGGCGTTTTAAAAAACACCGCGCCGGCGTCATCGGTGGATGCGTGGTTATCTTTCTCTACGTCTGCGTCTTTCTGGGCGAATTTCTATGCCCACACGATCCGGCGCATCGCTACTATAACTACGTACACCTGCCCGCCCAGCGCATCCACATATTCTCTCAAGACGGCATCCACTGGCCCTTTGTCTATGGCATCAAAAAATCTTTTGACCTCCAAACCGGCGTCAAGGCCTATACAGAAGACGCCTCTGTGCGCTATCCCGTGTACCCCTTTGCGCGAGGTGCCCAATACACATTCTACGGCCTCTTTACCACCGACATCCACCTGTTTGGCACCGGCAAAGGCAATCCGATGTTCCTCCTCGGCACCGATCGCTTTGGGCGCGACATGCTCTCGCGCATCATCGCAGGGGGACGCATCTCCCTCACCATTGGTCTCCTCGCCGTATTCATCAGCCTCACCCTCGGCTCTACACTCGGTGTGATCTCTGGCTATTACGGCGGCAATATCGACAACATCATCCAGCGCATCATCGAACTCATCTTTGCATTTCCATCTATCCCCATCCTCATGGCTCTCAGCGCAATACTGCCTCCCGAATGGCCCTCGCACCTGGTCTTTATGGGTATTGTCACCGTACTCGCGCTCGTGGGCTGGGGCGGACTCGCCCGTGAAATACGCGGTAAAACCCTGTCCATCCGCGAAGCGGACTTTGTACTGGCCGCCCGCGTGGCCGGCGCCAAAGATCGGCGCATCATTTTTCGGCACCTGCTCCCGTCCATGTTCAGCCACATCATCGTCATTGCAACCCTCGCAATTCCCGGATTCATCCTCGGCGAAAGCACGTTGAGTTTTCTCGGCCTGGGCATCAAGCCCCCCATGACCTCCTGGGGATTGCTCTTATCCGACGCCATGAACATTCACTCACTCAGTCTCTATCCCTGGCTTCTCATCCCGGGTGTCTGCATCATCATCGCCGTCCTCGCCTTCAACTTCCTCGGCGATGGCCTGCGCGATGCAGCTGACCCGTATTCGAGCAGATAA
- a CDS encoding ABC transporter permease has translation MTNYIIRRLLHMIPTLILISMVSFVVIQAPPGDMLTSRLAELAEQGELGSESAMAQIDALRERYGLNDPIYVQYIHWIWKIVSKGDFGQSFTYEMDVMELLAERLGLTLTLTLSTLIFTWIVAIPIGIYSATRQYSIGDYGFTFLGFIGLATPNFLLALVIMFIQVAVFEAESVGGLLSPEYIGAAWTWAKFVDLLKHIWVPIIVIGTGSTAGIIRIMRGNLLDILGQQHIQTGRAKGLKEGKVIVKYGVRIAINPLVSRLGLELPNLLSGAVVTGIVLGLPTAGPIFLTALTSQDMYLAGAFLLLAATFLLIGNLLADILLAWLDPRIRYE, from the coding sequence ATGACCAACTACATCATCCGTCGTCTATTGCACATGATCCCCACGTTGATCCTGATCTCAATGGTCAGCTTTGTGGTCATACAAGCGCCGCCGGGCGATATGCTCACCTCTCGCCTCGCCGAATTGGCCGAACAGGGCGAACTCGGATCTGAAAGCGCGATGGCGCAAATCGACGCCCTGCGCGAACGCTATGGCCTCAACGACCCGATCTATGTGCAATACATCCACTGGATCTGGAAAATCGTCAGCAAAGGCGACTTCGGGCAATCCTTCACTTACGAAATGGACGTGATGGAACTCCTGGCCGAACGACTGGGCCTCACACTCACACTCACACTCTCCACATTGATCTTCACCTGGATCGTCGCCATACCCATTGGCATCTACTCTGCCACCCGGCAGTATTCGATAGGCGATTACGGCTTTACCTTTCTCGGATTCATCGGCCTGGCCACCCCAAACTTTTTGCTGGCTCTGGTCATCATGTTCATTCAGGTCGCCGTCTTCGAAGCCGAATCCGTAGGCGGGCTCCTCTCCCCCGAATACATCGGCGCTGCCTGGACGTGGGCAAAATTTGTCGATCTCCTCAAACATATATGGGTACCCATCATCGTCATCGGCACGGGCAGCACAGCGGGTATCATCCGCATCATGCGCGGCAACCTGCTCGACATACTCGGCCAACAACACATTCAAACCGGCCGCGCCAAGGGCCTCAAAGAAGGCAAAGTCATCGTCAAATACGGCGTGCGCATTGCCATCAACCCCCTCGTCAGTCGCCTGGGCCTCGAACTGCCCAACCTGCTCTCTGGCGCCGTTGTCACCGGCATCGTACTCGGCCTGCCAACCGCCGGTCCCATTTTTCTCACAGCACTCACATCTCAAGACATGTACCTGGCAGGTGCATTCCTGCTCCTGGCCGCCACTTTCTTGCTCATCGGCAATTTATTAGCCGATATTCTCCTGGCCTGGCTCGACCCGAGGATTCGCTATGAGTAG
- a CDS encoding ABC transporter substrate-binding protein, whose translation MKRTYFLIPLIFCGCLAPDPGHLAKTGKAAQSNAAIRETRAPVQIDPEILINRTFNEAPILAEKVKKGELPPVSERLPENPLIVVPMDTIGQYGGVLRRALTGDIIQTAGVNKTLSENLMGFARPMPDSIVHNLAESFEFRDEGRTAIFKIRKGIKWSDGVPFTVDDILFWYYDMTFDDNARPHNQPVPPSVWVVDGKPIDLKKIDDHTLEVSSSKPLGRVLHALCSDVIAQPKHHLSHLHPRYNPEATYEEFREQATNAMVIMKPGMPRLSAWVPVEWIRGQRIVYARNPYYWKIDTAGNQLPYADRIEFTVIQDPQVILLKFVNGELDLFGRYSRINMFPTLRTEEKKGKFKLRITGPDRGPAYYLNWDTPKPALREAFRNRDVRIALSYAINREEINQIVYHGLLDPAGYSFAPSNPHYSEAAYRKYAKFDPDKSRDLLDKAGHRDTDGDGWRELKDGSRFELNIDVVPGVGVDVSELVSEHWRDIGIKANLNISLRDIVWPRRLNGEYDIHHWGLEGPADPLGRLNDWAIMAPTVPFWHRNASKEGPAWLHEATMRIKKVLTTVDPIAVHEHMTKVRDLHTDNVPVIVVGSAYSIWGASTRLGNVPMQGSAADVHRGWGRPVFHEQIFIKQ comes from the coding sequence ATGAAACGAACCTATTTTCTCATCCCCCTAATCTTCTGTGGTTGTCTCGCACCCGACCCAGGGCATCTTGCAAAAACAGGTAAAGCCGCACAATCCAACGCGGCGATTCGCGAAACGCGCGCACCCGTACAAATCGACCCGGAAATCCTCATCAACCGCACCTTTAATGAAGCCCCCATCCTCGCCGAAAAAGTAAAAAAGGGGGAACTCCCCCCCGTATCTGAACGCCTGCCCGAAAATCCTCTCATCGTCGTCCCCATGGACACCATCGGACAATACGGTGGCGTCTTGCGGCGCGCACTCACGGGCGACATCATCCAAACAGCGGGCGTCAATAAAACACTGAGCGAAAACCTCATGGGATTTGCGCGTCCCATGCCCGACAGCATCGTACACAACCTCGCGGAAAGTTTTGAATTTCGCGACGAAGGCCGGACCGCAATCTTCAAAATCCGCAAAGGCATCAAATGGTCTGACGGCGTACCATTTACAGTTGACGACATATTGTTCTGGTACTACGACATGACCTTTGACGACAATGCCCGCCCCCACAACCAGCCCGTACCCCCCTCTGTGTGGGTCGTCGATGGCAAACCCATTGACCTGAAAAAAATCGACGACCACACCCTTGAAGTCTCATCGTCCAAACCCCTCGGCCGCGTATTACACGCCCTGTGTTCAGACGTCATCGCACAGCCCAAACACCACCTGTCACACCTGCACCCCCGCTACAACCCCGAAGCGACCTATGAAGAATTTCGAGAACAAGCCACCAATGCCATGGTCATCATGAAACCCGGCATGCCGCGCTTATCCGCCTGGGTCCCCGTCGAATGGATTCGCGGTCAGCGCATCGTCTATGCGCGCAACCCCTATTATTGGAAAATCGACACAGCGGGCAACCAACTGCCCTATGCAGACCGCATCGAATTCACCGTCATCCAGGACCCCCAGGTTATCCTGCTCAAATTTGTCAATGGCGAACTCGACCTGTTTGGACGCTACTCTCGCATCAACATGTTTCCCACCCTGCGCACCGAAGAAAAAAAGGGCAAATTCAAATTGCGGATCACCGGCCCAGACCGCGGTCCGGCATATTACCTCAACTGGGACACCCCAAAACCCGCCCTGCGAGAAGCCTTTCGCAACCGCGACGTACGCATAGCCCTGTCATACGCGATCAACCGCGAAGAAATCAACCAGATCGTCTATCACGGCCTCCTCGACCCCGCGGGCTACTCCTTTGCGCCCTCTAATCCGCACTATTCAGAAGCCGCCTATCGCAAATACGCCAAATTCGACCCCGACAAATCCCGCGACCTCCTCGACAAAGCCGGACACCGCGACACAGACGGCGATGGTTGGCGCGAACTCAAAGACGGCTCGCGTTTTGAACTCAACATCGACGTCGTCCCCGGCGTCGGCGTCGATGTCTCTGAACTCGTCTCCGAACACTGGCGCGACATAGGCATCAAAGCCAACCTGAACATTTCCCTGCGCGACATTGTATGGCCCCGCCGCCTCAACGGCGAATACGACATACACCACTGGGGCCTCGAAGGACCCGCCGACCCTCTCGGCCGCCTCAATGACTGGGCAATCATGGCACCCACCGTCCCCTTTTGGCACCGCAACGCCTCCAAAGAAGGTCCCGCGTGGTTGCACGAAGCCACAATGCGCATCAAAAAAGTATTGACAACCGTAGATCCCATAGCCGTTCATGAACACATGACAAAAGTGCGCGACCTCCACACCGACAACGTACCCGTTATTGTCGTCGGATCCGCCTACTCTATATGGGGCGCCAGCACACGACTGGGCAATGTCCCCATGCAGGGCAGCGCTGCCGACGTACACCGCGGCTGGGGTCGCCCCGTGTTTCACGAACAGATATTTATAAAGCAATAG
- a CDS encoding ribonuclease H-like domain-containing protein: MRRRIAALNRRDLKHADEVSEAEGQVEPEVRSARGERRAPDPGELRVMAAASDARLHLSLDEVAQGEEIHTPAGTFLLIDQTVQEVLRGGGRAFGARYERAIGALHEGNVPHDPYDTFHSLIDVCAEDVIYVDIETTGLTAGTPLFLIGVLGHFDGDLRIVQLLARDYTEEAALLSHFVTMLDASTVVVSFNGKSYDLPYIRDRCLFLGVPFQMRQAHIDMLHAGRRIWGKQLPNCKLQTLEQYICRRTRQGDIPGAEIPNAYHRFVKSGNAVQMRDILYHNALDLLTTTEVLLRVLEGKREV; the protein is encoded by the coding sequence ATGAGAAGACGCATCGCCGCGCTCAATCGCCGCGATTTGAAACACGCAGATGAGGTTTCGGAAGCCGAGGGGCAAGTAGAGCCTGAAGTTCGGTCTGCCCGTGGAGAGAGGCGCGCGCCCGATCCCGGCGAGTTGCGCGTGATGGCTGCTGCGTCCGATGCGCGATTGCATCTCTCGCTGGACGAGGTGGCACAGGGCGAGGAGATTCATACGCCCGCAGGCACATTTTTGCTGATTGATCAGACTGTTCAAGAGGTTCTGCGCGGTGGTGGGCGCGCGTTTGGCGCGCGATACGAACGCGCGATTGGTGCGTTACATGAGGGCAATGTGCCGCATGATCCGTATGATACATTTCATTCTTTGATTGATGTATGCGCCGAAGATGTGATTTACGTCGATATTGAGACGACGGGGTTGACGGCTGGTACGCCGCTGTTTTTGATTGGTGTGTTGGGGCATTTTGATGGCGATTTGCGCATCGTGCAGTTGCTGGCGCGGGATTATACGGAGGAGGCCGCGTTGTTGTCGCACTTCGTCACCATGTTGGATGCGTCAACGGTGGTTGTGAGCTTTAATGGCAAGTCGTATGATTTGCCCTATATCCGCGACCGGTGTTTGTTTCTGGGTGTGCCGTTTCAGATGCGACAAGCACATATCGATATGTTGCATGCGGGACGTCGCATTTGGGGCAAGCAGTTGCCCAATTGCAAGTTGCAGACTCTGGAGCAATATATTTGCCGCCGCACCCGGCAAGGCGATATTCCAGGCGCGGAGATTCCCAATGCGTATCACCGGTTTGTCAAGTCGGGAAATGCCGTGCAAATGCGCGATATTTTGTACCACAATGCGCTGGATCTGCTGACGACGACAGAGGTGTTATTGCGTGTGCTGGAGGGGAAGAGGGAAGTGTAG
- a CDS encoding NADP-dependent isocitrate dehydrogenase gives MASIVYTKTDEAPALATCSLLPIIKTFTEPAGIEITIEDISLAGRIIANFPENLTESQKQSDALMELGELAKTPEANIIKLPNISASIPQLTAAIRELQEKGYDIPDYPEEPQTEAEREIKDRYAKVLGSAVNPVLREGNSDRRVASAVKEYAKNNPHPMGEWTSESQSHVAYMRDGDFYGSEQSIVAAEDGTLKIEFIDSNGNTTVLKDDISVQTGEVVDAMAMNCRALRAFYETQLENAKNKGVLFSLHLKATMMKVSDPILFGHAVSVYYKDVFEKHAAVFDELGIDPDNGIGEVYTKIARLPETQRAEIESDIAACYTHRPALAMVNSDRGITNLHVPSDVIIDASMPAAIRESGQMWGPDGELRDTIYTIPDRSYARIYREIIDFHKEHGTFDVTTMGNVSNVGLMAQKAEEYGSHDKTYEIPANGRVRVIDTSEQVLLEHEVEKGDIWRACQTRDLPIRDWVNLAVNRARITGSAAIFWLDENRAHDRNLIDKVDTYLKDCDTSGLDIQILSPTKAMRATLQRAKEGKDTISVTGNVLRDYLTDLFPILELGTSAKMLSIVPLLAGGSLFETGAGGSAPKHVQQFVEEGHLRWDSMGEILALAASLEDLGHKTNNKTASILSETLNEATRVFLNNRKSPSRIVHELDNRGSHFYLALYWAQALAQQSEDAALQTRFAKLAQQLEANETTIIDELNAAQGPPVDMGGYYLPDTEKITAAMRPSATFNAILDKA, from the coding sequence ATGGCCTCAATCGTCTATACAAAAACCGATGAAGCACCCGCATTGGCAACGTGCTCTCTGCTCCCAATCATCAAAACCTTCACAGAGCCCGCAGGCATTGAAATAACAATAGAAGATATTTCTCTTGCCGGCAGAATCATTGCGAATTTTCCGGAAAACTTGACCGAAAGCCAGAAACAATCCGATGCGCTGATGGAATTGGGTGAACTGGCAAAAACACCCGAAGCCAACATCATCAAACTGCCCAACATCAGCGCCTCCATACCCCAGTTGACCGCAGCAATCCGCGAACTGCAAGAAAAGGGATATGATATCCCGGACTATCCAGAAGAACCACAAACCGAAGCAGAGCGAGAAATTAAAGACCGATATGCAAAAGTTCTGGGAAGTGCCGTAAACCCCGTCTTACGAGAGGGAAACTCGGATCGCAGGGTGGCCTCTGCCGTAAAAGAATACGCCAAAAACAACCCGCATCCCATGGGCGAATGGACCTCAGAATCCCAATCACATGTGGCATACATGCGCGATGGAGACTTCTACGGCAGTGAACAATCCATCGTAGCAGCAGAAGACGGAACGCTTAAAATCGAGTTTATCGACAGCAATGGAAACACAACGGTTCTCAAAGACGACATATCCGTCCAGACCGGTGAAGTCGTCGATGCAATGGCCATGAACTGTCGCGCACTGCGCGCATTTTACGAAACCCAACTCGAAAATGCAAAAAACAAAGGCGTATTATTCTCACTCCACCTCAAAGCCACCATGATGAAAGTATCAGACCCGATCCTCTTTGGTCACGCGGTCTCTGTCTATTACAAAGACGTATTTGAAAAACACGCCGCTGTATTTGATGAACTCGGCATCGACCCAGACAACGGCATTGGAGAAGTATATACAAAAATTGCGCGCCTGCCAGAAACGCAACGCGCAGAAATCGAATCCGACATTGCCGCCTGTTATACCCATCGCCCGGCCCTCGCGATGGTCAACTCAGATCGCGGCATCACAAATCTACACGTACCCAGCGACGTAATCATCGACGCATCCATGCCCGCAGCAATCCGCGAATCCGGACAAATGTGGGGACCCGACGGTGAACTCCGCGACACCATATACACCATTCCTGACCGCTCTTATGCGCGCATCTATCGCGAAATCATCGACTTTCACAAAGAACACGGAACATTTGATGTCACCACAATGGGCAATGTATCCAACGTGGGATTAATGGCACAAAAAGCAGAAGAATACGGATCGCACGACAAAACTTATGAAATACCTGCAAACGGCCGCGTTCGCGTCATCGATACTTCGGAACAGGTCTTGCTCGAGCACGAAGTGGAAAAAGGGGACATCTGGCGCGCGTGTCAGACCAGGGACCTTCCAATACGGGACTGGGTCAACCTCGCCGTCAACCGCGCGAGAATAACCGGATCAGCGGCCATATTCTGGTTGGACGAAAACAGAGCGCACGACAGAAATCTGATCGACAAAGTCGATACCTATTTGAAAGACTGTGACACAAGCGGTTTAGACATCCAGATACTGTCCCCAACAAAAGCCATGCGCGCAACCCTGCAACGCGCAAAAGAGGGCAAAGACACCATCTCCGTCACCGGCAATGTCTTGCGCGACTACCTCACAGATTTGTTCCCAATACTCGAACTGGGAACCAGTGCAAAAATGCTCTCAATTGTACCCCTTCTCGCAGGCGGAAGCCTCTTCGAAACCGGTGCCGGAGGCTCTGCCCCCAAGCACGTACAGCAATTTGTAGAAGAAGGGCATTTGAGGTGGGATTCAATGGGAGAAATATTGGCCCTTGCCGCATCCCTCGAAGACCTGGGACATAAAACCAACAACAAAACAGCCAGCATCCTATCCGAAACACTAAACGAGGCAACCCGCGTATTTTTAAACAACAGAAAATCGCCTTCGCGCATAGTACACGAATTGGACAACCGCGGAAGCCATTTTTACCTCGCGCTATACTGGGCACAAGCACTGGCCCAACAAAGCGAAGACGCGGCACTTCAAACGCGATTTGCAAAATTGGCACAACAACTCGAAGCAAATGAAACAACCATCATCGACGAACTCAATGCAGCACAGGGTCCACCCGTTGACATGGGCGGCTATTACCTCCCAGACACCGAAAAAATAACAGCAGCCATGCGCCCGAGCGCAACATTCAACGCCATATTGGACAAGGCGTAG
- a CDS encoding YceI family protein, whose amino-acid sequence MNMRWIIGLFFFGCVAAQQVWAETSLGLPVEGVQTIVLRNEVGKNQIQFVSSAPLEEIHGTASEISGALKLDPANVEGMTGKIEVQVASMETGIEKRDAHLHSADWLDEKQFPVIVFEIAGLKDVSVETGEDRAFIKGLAMGTFSLHGMDKEMEIPFEATYLLASEQTKKRAPGDFFVVKGEFEIALKDFDIAGARGLVGNRVGKKIDLQTNFFGSTHPKRAYEMDVDTPSPP is encoded by the coding sequence ATGAATATGCGGTGGATCATTGGTTTATTTTTTTTCGGGTGTGTTGCAGCGCAGCAGGTCTGGGCGGAGACTTCATTGGGGTTGCCGGTTGAAGGTGTTCAGACGATTGTGTTGCGCAATGAGGTGGGTAAGAACCAGATTCAGTTTGTGAGTTCGGCACCGCTGGAGGAGATTCACGGTACAGCGTCGGAGATTTCGGGTGCGTTGAAGCTGGATCCGGCGAATGTGGAGGGTATGACGGGGAAGATTGAGGTGCAGGTTGCGAGTATGGAAACGGGTATTGAGAAGCGCGACGCGCATTTGCATAGCGCGGATTGGTTGGATGAAAAACAGTTTCCGGTGATTGTGTTTGAGATTGCGGGGTTGAAGGATGTGTCTGTGGAGACAGGGGAAGATAGGGCGTTTATTAAGGGTTTGGCTATGGGGACGTTTTCACTGCACGGGATGGATAAGGAGATGGAGATTCCTTTTGAGGCGACGTATTTGCTGGCGTCGGAGCAGACAAAGAAGCGAGCACCGGGGGATTTTTTTGTGGTTAAGGGCGAGTTTGAGATTGCGTTGAAGGATTTTGATATTGCAGGCGCGCGCGGGCTGGTGGGCAACCGGGTTGGGAAGAAGATCGATTTGCAGACAAACTTTTTTGGTTCGACGCACCCAAAAAGGGCATACGAGATGGACGTTGATACCCCGTCTCCTCCTTGA
- a CDS encoding GNAT family N-acetyltransferase yields MQIENIKHHLDAIDTLSEAQFELWGPLTGRNTLKEYRELLHFAAESESLPTTLVAVEKATVLGSVNVIENDLPLRPDIAPWLAQLFVFPNFRRRGAGALLIAGAIAETRKLNRPILYLYTSGTLPNYYEKLGWSRMEEIAYLGKRRVIMAYEIDLGIK; encoded by the coding sequence ATGCAAATCGAGAATATCAAACATCACCTCGATGCCATTGACACATTATCAGAGGCGCAATTTGAACTGTGGGGACCTCTTACAGGTCGAAACACACTAAAAGAATATCGCGAGTTACTCCACTTCGCAGCCGAATCCGAGAGCCTGCCGACCACGCTCGTAGCCGTAGAAAAAGCAACCGTTCTCGGCTCCGTAAACGTAATCGAAAACGATCTGCCACTCCGTCCTGATATTGCACCCTGGTTAGCACAATTATTCGTATTTCCGAATTTTCGACGCCGGGGTGCAGGCGCATTGCTAATTGCGGGTGCGATTGCAGAGACCCGAAAGCTGAACAGGCCGATACTCTATCTGTACACATCCGGAACACTACCGAATTATTACGAGAAACTCGGATGGTCTCGCATGGAAGAAATCGCGTACCTGGGCAAGCGCAGAGTGATAATGGCTTACGAAATCGATTTGGGGATAAAATAG
- a CDS encoding DUF2442 domain-containing protein: protein MHHPIYRVIFFEIHAPYTLRVCFDDDTEQMIDFQTILEGELFGPLRDLSLFNQVRIDPEVHTLVWPNGADFDPATLHDWPEHLPELKRLSERWSLVETEG from the coding sequence ATGCATCATCCCATATATCGCGTAATATTTTTTGAAATACACGCACCCTATACGCTTCGCGTTTGTTTTGACGATGATACGGAACAGATGATTGATTTCCAGACCATATTGGAAGGTGAATTATTTGGGCCTCTTCGGGATTTATCCTTATTCAACCAAGTGCGGATTGATCCAGAGGTCCATACTCTGGTATGGCCGAATGGGGCTGATTTTGACCCAGCTACTTTACACGATTGGCCTGAGCATCTTCCTGAACTTAAGCGCCTGAGCGAGCGCTGGTCTCTCGTCGAGACGGAGGGCTAA
- a CDS encoding DUF4160 domain-containing protein — MPEIARFFGIIIRMYAEPNAPHHRPHFHAYYQGDVGVYAIDTIELIAGQLPRRQQRLIEAWIELHHEELLADWERLQSGRAPFKIDPLQ, encoded by the coding sequence ATGCCAGAGATTGCCCGATTTTTCGGCATCATAATACGTATGTATGCTGAGCCTAATGCACCTCATCACCGACCTCATTTTCACGCTTATTATCAAGGAGACGTTGGGGTATATGCCATTGATACCATTGAGTTGATTGCGGGTCAACTTCCACGGCGCCAGCAGCGTCTAATTGAGGCCTGGATAGAGTTACACCATGAAGAATTACTGGCAGATTGGGAACGATTACAATCAGGTCGAGCACCTTTCAAAATAGATCCTCTTCAATAA
- a CDS encoding ankyrin repeat domain-containing protein, with product MNIAAEIGDTTKVKNLLKKGVNINERDRFGRTPLIYAALNGHEHIINMLLESHAEIHAKDHFDQTALIAAVNKGHVNSAKILLKNGANPSAPNSEDELPVFIAFEREDFEMVDLLLKYGIKINTIDKKGRTVLQRIIESNDVELVRTVLRRGVDERYIVHLAASVGDTTLLKTFLKNKININQKDPLGRTPLLFALLYDRTQCAEMLLDHGADLSLVEINTIDERGKTVLQKIIESNDVELVRKILRQGVDERYILHLAAGAGDTTLLKTLLNNKINVNQRDPLGRTPLLFALLYDRTQATKMLLGHGADFALNDEQGKTPLMVAAERRNIEGLKLLLHAGASIFAHDKQGFSTLEYVTFGNINRQNQDKCIKLLKSFMEGKGLDR from the coding sequence TTGAATATCGCGGCAGAGATCGGAGATACCACCAAAGTAAAAAACTTACTAAAGAAAGGCGTAAATATAAATGAGCGGGATAGATTTGGAAGAACACCTCTCATTTACGCAGCTCTGAATGGTCATGAGCACATCATAAACATGCTGCTCGAATCTCATGCTGAGATTCATGCCAAAGATCATTTCGACCAAACGGCATTGATTGCAGCAGTCAATAAAGGACATGTGAACAGTGCTAAAATTTTGCTAAAAAATGGGGCTAATCCATCGGCTCCCAATAGTGAAGACGAGCTTCCTGTATTTATAGCCTTTGAACGGGAAGACTTCGAAATGGTAGATTTATTATTAAAGTACGGAATCAAAATTAACACTATAGACAAAAAAGGTAGGACCGTTCTTCAGAGAATTATTGAATCAAATGATGTAGAACTCGTGCGAACAGTTTTAAGACGTGGTGTGGATGAAAGATATATCGTACATCTGGCTGCCAGTGTAGGCGACACAACATTGTTAAAGACATTCTTAAAAAATAAAATAAATATCAATCAAAAGGATCCATTGGGGAGAACGCCACTGCTATTTGCTCTATTATATGATCGCACGCAATGTGCTGAAATGCTATTGGATCATGGCGCAGACCTTTCGCTTGTCGAAATCAACACTATAGATGAAAGAGGAAAGACCGTTCTTCAGAAAATTATTGAATCAAATGATGTAGAACTCGTGCGAAAAATCTTGAGACAGGGCGTAGATGAGAGATATATCTTGCATCTGGCTGCTGGCGCGGGCGACACAACATTGTTAAAGACATTGTTAAACAACAAAATAAATGTTAATCAGAGAGATCCATTGGGGAGAACGCCCTTGCTATTTGCTCTATTATATGACCGCACGCAAGCTACTAAAATGCTATTGGGTCACGGTGCAGACTTTGCGCTTAACGATGAACAGGGCAAAACCCCATTAATGGTGGCTGCAGAACGAAGAAATATCGAAGGTCTGAAACTCCTTCTGCATGCAGGAGCAAGTATATTCGCACACGATAAACAGGGTTTTAGTACTTTAGAATACGTAACATTTGGTAATATTAACAGGCAGAATCAGGATAAGTGTATAAAACTGCTCAAATCTTTTATGGAGGGTAAAGGATTAGATAGGTGA